In Natranaerobius thermophilus JW/NM-WN-LF, the genomic stretch GAGCCTCTAAAGCTCCAGTATCTTTAATTACACCTTTAACTCGTTTTTGACGATCTACAACATAAGCATTGGAGAAACCTTCTTTTTCCAATACTCGAAGAACTTTTCTAGGACCGTCGCTGATATTTACTGTTACATCAGGTTTCTCCATTATACTTCCTGCAGTAAGTATTTTTAGTCTGTTAACATCTCTGACAAAGTTTTCTACATACTCATTAGCAGGATTTGAAAGAATTTCTTCTGGCTCACCAATTTGCACTATAACGCCATCTCTCATGATAGCGATTCTGTCCCCTAGTTTCAAAGCCTCGTCCAAGTCGTGTGTAATGAATAAAATTGTTTTATTAACTCTTGATTGTAATTCTAACAATTCACTCTGCATATCGCGCCTAATCAGCGGGTCTAAGGCACTAAATGGTTCATCCATTAGTAAAATGTCTGGATCTAATGCTAATGCCCTGGCAAGGCCGACACGCTGTTGCATTCCACCACTCAAGCCGCTTGGTTTTGATTTTGCATAATCTTTTAAGCCAACTTGATCTAATGCCTTCATGCCTACTTCTTGGCGTTTTTCTTGATCAACATTTTGAACTTCTAAACCGTAGGTAACATTATCAAGTACAGTTCTGTGAGGAAACAAAGCGAAGTGCTGAAATACCATGCCAAGTTTGGCACGTCTTACTTGTCTAAGTTTTTCATTATCCATCTGTAAAATATCTTCTCCACCGATCAGGACTTCGCCTCTAGTTGGTTCAATGAGTCGATTAATACACCTAATAAGTGTTGACTTGCCACTACCAGATAAACCCATGATTACAAAGATTTCGCCTTCTTTAACATCAAAGCTTGCATCGTTTACTCCGACAGTGTTTCCTGTTTTTCTTAAAATTTCATCTTTGGTCATACCTTTTTCAAGTAGTGGAAAGACTCGATCTGGTCTTGGTCCAAAAATTTTGTAAACATTGTTCACTTCGATTTGCGTTTTTGTCACCATATCATCTCCCTTTTCAATTTTCCCTCCTCAGAATTTGCTATCTTTAAGTTTGCAAACAATAAAGAATTGTAACAAACTAATAATCGCAAGTCAAAAAATCCCAAGGTTAAAACCCATACTTTATTCTACCCTTACCACATGTATTTTATCACTTCCACCATTAAAAGCCAAATCTTATTAGAGAATATTAATCGTTCTCACAGACTGTTAGTCAAAACCATTTCGAATTACCAAGAAGTTACTGTATAAATGGGCATTATTAACACCTCACTGCATTGACTGATTTTATAATTTTTTATGTGAATTATTTGTTACACAAATGTTATTGTAACAACAAATAAAAATCCTGAAAAGACCCAAGCTCTTTTCAGGATTTAACCTATTACCGCCACAGGGCTTTATGATGGCCATTTGAGTATTTTATTTTTTTCCAAATAATTGCGTTATCATGACTCCTCCACGTTCAGTTTCTACTACTCCAATACCAACATAAGTGTAATTACTACCTAGAATAGCAGATCTATGTGCAGAACTTGCCATTAATTGTGCATGTGCAGTTGTAATGCTTCCAGCAGTTGCGATATTTTCTCTAATTAGAGAAAATTGATATCCTTGATTTCGTACCATTTCCCCGGGGCTACCATATGTAGGTGATTCATGATCAAAATAATCATTTTCTACCATATCTAAAGACTTTTTGCGGGCAACTTCACTGAGTTCAGGACTAAATTCATAAGGTTCAAGCCCTTGTTGTGCTCTTTCTTTATTAACTTTTTCAAACATTTTTTGTTCTTCTTCTGTCATACCATCAACCCCATTACCTACATCAGCATGGGAATCTTTTTTACCTTTTTGAGATTCTTCTTGATTATCCTTTGAATTATCTTTATTAAATAATTCATTAATTAACCAATTAAATCTTCCAGAGTATGATTGGGTGTCGTCGTCCTTTTCTTCTTTTTGTTTTTCTTCGTCTTGTTCATTAGAAGCATTATCTTGATAATCCTTCTCTACTTCTTTTACTTCTTCCTCATCACTAGTCTCTTCAGGTTCTTGATCTACACTACTAGTATCAAAGCCCCTACTCCACCATTGAGACCATTCCTCTCTTGTTAAAGAATCGGAATAAGCTGATACAGTGCTTCCAAAGGTTAAACCTAATACTAAAGTCATTATTAAAGTTAAAACTACTTTTTTCAAAACTATCCCTCCTACACCTTAATTTTTTATCAGCTTAACTAAAACAAATCGTTATTGCAAAATAGTTATTTGTTACTATGGTTGTCTTATTGAAAATTGTGTAGGAGGAATAGTAATATTGTCCTTTAGACCTAGTAATGTTGATTTATGTTATTTATGAACAAAATATGGTTAATTTAGGTCATCTAAACAATTTGCTCCAAAGAGATTTTTTATTATTATTTTCTTCTTGTATATTATTCAACTGTTCTTCTAGTCCGTTAATTTTGTTAATTAACTCTTCTTTTTCAGCTTCTATAGTCTCAAGTTTTTGATTTAACTTATCATAATTATCTGCCAGAATTTGCTTTTCTTTTTGTAGAGAATGTAATTGCTTAGAGAGTTTTTTTAATTCTTTATTTGGAGTTTGACTGTTCGGTCTGTTGGTTTTTTCCATGTTTGAAATCTGTTTTGAATACCCTTTAGATTTAAGAGTTTCAGTGAGCATTTTTCTAGGGTTTTTTGGAGAGGGCCCTCCATACCAGCTTGTTTTGCTTTGTCTAGTCTTAGTATTATAATTATTCTTTTCCGAATGTTGAACATCTTTTTTGTTTCGAGCAAAATTTAAAGAAGACTGGGATAATTTTTTTTGTTTCGGTTGATAATTACTATCCCTCTCTTGGGAGTTATATCCATTTTCCATTCCCGGTTTCCATAATTCATCTTCATATAGATTTGCTAAAGCTCTCTGACTGCAATTATTTTCAATAAGCTGGCAACTTCTTATTTCTTTAAGATTTTTAGGAATATTAATTTGTTGCCATTCACCATCACTTGCTTTTTTGATATATCCTTCTCTGTAAGTACTGGTCTTGTAAACTACCCATAGTTCTTTATTTGAGCATCCTGGGGTTAAATAGACAAGAGTATTGTTACCCTGCACCTGTTTGATACAATTAGGCTCATTCCAGTTGAAGTAATTATCTTTACTTGTTTCAGTATAGTATAGTTGTTTCTTCGCTCCCCTATCTCCAATCCAAAAGGTAATTAACTTATTATCATAATTAAGTAGAACAGGTTCGTGTAAACTTTCACTGACATTATTTTGAGTAATCACAATTGGATTACTCCATTTACGATTTTGTGACAATTGCCGCTGTAGTAGTAATTCTTGATGACCGTTTTTTATTACATATACTAAATGAGCATTACCCTTTTCATCTATCTGACACGATGAATTAGTTAGAATAATATCCTGCCCACTAGCAATGTTTATTGGACCGGTCCATTTATCTTTTTTTTCCCAGTAGAGCAGTTTGGTTGTATCCTGATCTTTGGAAGTACAAAAAAGCAAAGTATTTGCGGGAGAGTGTTTAGAATTCGAAACAAATGTCCCTAAACTTAAATTTTCATAACCTTTTTGAAATAGTGGTGTAAATTGTAATGAAGTTTGGGGATTTGTTAAGTCTTGCAGTTCCCCATTCCATACTTTATCTTCTTTCAATATTAAAAAGTTAAAATAATTATCTCTTGGACAAATTAAAAATTCATCCACAGAATCTGTTAGTGATACTTCAGAGTTATCAGATGATTTCAAAAGAAGTTGTTGCTGACTAAGTTTAGCAATATATTTTTGTGAGTCTTGCAACAATAGATATGGCAATCTATTTTCATTAATTTTCATTAAAATCCTCCTTGTACAATTAGTCTTTTTATAATACTTATGCATAATAAAAAAAGTTATTATCAAATGAATATCATATTAAATCGATTTACCGACCTTTTTGTAATGAACATATAAATGAAAATTCCCTGCGTCAGGAAAGACGCAGGGTTTTAATTATAAGATGATGGCAATCAATCCGCCACTTCCTTCATTGATCACTTTTTCCAGAGTCTCTTTTAATTTTTCTCTAGCATTAGGAGGCATATTATCTAATTTCTTTCCTATTCCGTCTTGAACTACACTGTGTAAACTCTTACCAAATATATCCCGTTCCCAGATCTTTTCGGGATTTTCTTCAAATTCTTCCATGATATAATTTACTAAATCTTCACTTTGTTTTTCTGTACCTACAATTGGTGAAAATTCGCTTTGAACGTTGACTCTAACCATGTGTATACTTGGTGCGCTTGCTTTTAGTCGAACTCCAAATCTATTACCATGTCTAACAATTTCAGGTTCTTCTAATGTCATTTCTTCTAAACTAGGTGGTACAACTCCATATCCCGAGTCTTTAACAGTTTCTAAAGCTTCTTCCACTTTGTCAAATTCTTTCTTTGCATGGGCAAACTCTTGGAAAATTCGCAATAAATCTCCCTTACTATCAATTTGTTCACCACTGATTTCAGATAATATTTGTTCAAATAATTCTTCAGATGCCAAGATATCAATCACAGCATGACCGCTGCCTAAATCCATTTGTTCAAGATCTACCTGTTCGGAGTATTCTAGTTCTTCAAGATCATCAACTACTTGGTTTATATCTCTTAACCGAGTAACCTTTTCTATGCTTTCTTTAATGGAAGACTCAAAACTCTCTCTAAGCCAGTGGTCAGGCTCTAACTCTTCAACCCAATTGGGCAGGTTAATACTAACTTCTTTTACAGGAAATTCATAAAGTACTTCTTGTAAAATTTGATTTATTTCTTCTTCTCTCATCTCTAATATATTAACAGGAATTACTGGTACATTGTGTTTTTCCGTTAATTCTTCCTTAATTTCTAAAGCATCCTCACTATATGGATCGGTACTGTTCAAGACAACAACAAAAGGTTTGCCAATTTCTTTTAACTCTTCAATTACTTGATCTTCTGCTTCTAAATAATTTTCTCTAGAAATTCCTGTAATAGAACCATCAGTAGTAACTACAATGCCCATAGTAGAATGTTCTTGGATTACTTTTTGAGTTCCAATTTCCGCCGCTTCTTCGAAAGGTATTTCCTCATCAAACCAAGGAGTTGATACCATCCTTGGCCCCTCTTCATCTTCATATCCGATAGCTCCTTCAACCATATAACCAACACAATCGATCATTTTTACCTTCATGGTAATATTTTCACCTATTACGACATCAACAGCTTCATCGGGAATGAATTTGGGCTCAGTTGTCATAATTTGTTTGCCACCACTGCTTTGAGGAAGCTCATCTCTTGCCCTCTCTAATTGATTAGAGTCCTGAATATATGGCATCACTATAGTCTCCATGAATCTTTTAATAAAAGTGGATTTGCCTGTTCGAACGGGACCTACTAAACCTAGGTATATGTCTCCTTCCGTTCTTTTGGCAATATCCTCATACAGGTCAAATTTGTTCATTCACCTCTCCCCTCCTTTAAATATAATTAAATAATCAACATCTTAATTTCAGATTGGCTTATCCCTCCTGTTTTTCTATTAATCGCATTTACCAGACCACTAAATATATATTTATATTAATGGACAATTATTCTTGCTTGATTAAAATCTTATAAATATAAATTTTAATTTAGAACAAAATTTATAAAATCTCATTTAATCTCGAAAAGTTAACAAATTTTTTCCCCTCTACATAAAGTGAATTATTACAATTTATATGTATGGAGGGGGAACTAAATGATAAGAGATAGTGCTTGGATACCAAATTACAATTATAAATTATGCCCCAAGTTAAAAAATGAGCTATACGAGAATTATAAGCCATCTAAGATGGTGCCTACTGTTTTTTACAATTCATATAAGCAGATAAAGAAAAAAATTCGTAAGTTTCCTGTGATCGTACAAGTTAAATTTACTAAGGATAATCTGACAATTATGGACCAAGTAGCAAGTCTGGCTCAATGTCGTATTAAGAAGAAATATTATACTATTTTCTCTTTTTCTACCGACCTCACTGAAGTGCAATTAAAGAAATTGCTTGCAGATGACAAAGTTATTAAAGTTTGGTACGACGGCGAAGTCACTGGATTACTCGAAAAAGCTTCTAAAACAGTAAATGCCAATAAACTGTGGGATTTAGAATTGACTGGAGAGAAAGTTACAATTGCTGTCTTGGATACTGGTGTTTATGAACATCCTTGTTTTGAAAATAGAATCAAAAAGTTTCGGGATTTCGTAAATAATGGCAAGAAAACTTACGATGACAACGGGCACGGAACTCATGTAGCAGGTTGCATTGCTAGCAAACAAAATGAAGATTTTGGAGGGGTAGCCCCAAAGGCTGAAATTGTAGGAGTAAAAGTTTTAAACAAACTTGGGTCTGGCAGACTTTCAAATGTTTTAGATGGAATCCAATGGTGTATTGAAAACAAAGAAAATCTAAACTTACAAATTATGAATTTATCCCTTGGTTTTCCTA encodes the following:
- the spoIVA gene encoding stage IV sporulation protein A codes for the protein MNKFDLYEDIAKRTEGDIYLGLVGPVRTGKSTFIKRFMETIVMPYIQDSNQLERARDELPQSSGGKQIMTTEPKFIPDEAVDVVIGENITMKVKMIDCVGYMVEGAIGYEDEEGPRMVSTPWFDEEIPFEEAAEIGTQKVIQEHSTMGIVVTTDGSITGISRENYLEAEDQVIEELKEIGKPFVVVLNSTDPYSEDALEIKEELTEKHNVPVIPVNILEMREEEINQILQEVLYEFPVKEVSINLPNWVEELEPDHWLRESFESSIKESIEKVTRLRDINQVVDDLEELEYSEQVDLEQMDLGSGHAVIDILASEELFEQILSEISGEQIDSKGDLLRIFQEFAHAKKEFDKVEEALETVKDSGYGVVPPSLEEMTLEEPEIVRHGNRFGVRLKASAPSIHMVRVNVQSEFSPIVGTEKQSEDLVNYIMEEFEENPEKIWERDIFGKSLHSVVQDGIGKKLDNMPPNAREKLKETLEKVINEGSGGLIAIIL
- a CDS encoding quaternary amine ABC transporter ATP-binding protein, producing MVTKTQIEVNNVYKIFGPRPDRVFPLLEKGMTKDEILRKTGNTVGVNDASFDVKEGEIFVIMGLSGSGKSTLIRCINRLIEPTRGEVLIGGEDILQMDNEKLRQVRRAKLGMVFQHFALFPHRTVLDNVTYGLEVQNVDQEKRQEVGMKALDQVGLKDYAKSKPSGLSGGMQQRVGLARALALDPDILLMDEPFSALDPLIRRDMQSELLELQSRVNKTILFITHDLDEALKLGDRIAIMRDGVIVQIGEPEEILSNPANEYVENFVRDVNRLKILTAGSIMEKPDVTVNISDGPRKVLRVLEKEGFSNAYVVDRQKRVKGVIKDTGALEALKNNEKTIENYLITDYPSTSEDTPLNELLQTASESDYPIAVVDEEDKLQGLIVRVSVLASLAEGEGSDNDDS
- a CDS encoding CAP domain-containing protein encodes the protein MKKVVLTLIMTLVLGLTFGSTVSAYSDSLTREEWSQWWSRGFDTSSVDQEPEETSDEEEVKEVEKDYQDNASNEQDEEKQKEEKDDDTQSYSGRFNWLINELFNKDNSKDNQEESQKGKKDSHADVGNGVDGMTEEEQKMFEKVNKERAQQGLEPYEFSPELSEVARKKSLDMVENDYFDHESPTYGSPGEMVRNQGYQFSLIRENIATAGSITTAHAQLMASSAHRSAILGSNYTYVGIGVVETERGGVMITQLFGKK
- a CDS encoding S8 family peptidase, with protein sequence MIRDSAWIPNYNYKLCPKLKNELYENYKPSKMVPTVFYNSYKQIKKKIRKFPVIVQVKFTKDNLTIMDQVASLAQCRIKKKYYTIFSFSTDLTEVQLKKLLADDKVIKVWYDGEVTGLLEKASKTVNANKLWDLELTGEKVTIAVLDTGVYEHPCFENRIKKFRDFVNNGKKTYDDNGHGTHVAGCIASKQNEDFGGVAPKAEIVGVKVLNKLGSGRLSNVLDGIQWCIENKENLNLQIMNLSLGFPTQESYRDDPLCQMVEKAWEAGIVVCAAAGNSGPDNETINSPGIHPQIITVGASNDRNADYPEDNIIADFSSRGPTRDGHKKPDVVAPGVDIVSLRSPSSFLDKVEPGSRIGEDRFIFSGTSMATPICVGAIAQLLHYNKDLEPDEIKSLLMGNAREIPGVNRESQGTGIIDSKEIQSNIREFSDS